The segment CTAGTACCGGACTCGTCAAACTGCCTCAAGGTGTGACTGACGACGAAGCAATTCTACTCTCAGATATTTTTCCAACCGCTTACTTCGGAGCAGAACTAGCAGAAATCACGTCTGGAGATACAGTCGCAATCTTTGGCTGCGGGCCAGTTGGACAATTTGCTATTAAGAGCGCACAACTCTTGGGTGCAGGACGAATTTTTGCGATCGATACGATTCCTTCTCGTTTGCAAATGGCAAAGGCACTCGGAGCCGAAATCATTGACTTTAATGTTGAAGATCCGGTCGAAACACTGAAAAGTTTAACGGGAGGAGCGGGAGTCGATCGAGCGATCGATGCTGTCGGTGTCGATGCTGTTGCGCCGCATTCAGGTGCCGCTGCTCAAAAAGCTCAAGCACAAATGCAGCAGTTTCAGCAACAAGTCCATGAGATTGCGCCTCAAATCAATCCGCAGAATGGGAATTGGCATCCGGGAAATGCTCCTTCTCAAGCGTTGGAATGGGCAGTCCAAGCACTAGCAAAAGCAGGAACATTATCGATTATTGGGGTGTACCCCCTGACGCATAAGTTTTTCCCAATCGGGATGGCAATGAACAAAAATCTCACGATCAAGATGGGAAATTGCAATCACCGCAAATACATTCCGCAACTGATTGATATGGTACAAAGCGGAATGGTAACACCCACACAAATTCTGTCGCAAATCGAGCCGATGACTTCGGTGCTAGATGCTTATAAATCGTTTGATCAACGTAAACCAGGATGGGTCAAAGTAGAATTAGTACCCGGAGCCACAGCTTAAAACTATTTCTAACAAATCCAGCAACGTCTAAGAGCAGAGTTTAGAACATTTGGCAGAAGTCTTCCTAAAGGTCAAGGTACTTCCTAAAACCCTGACCTAATCTCTTAGATGTGTTTCATTCACCAAACGATAAAGCCTTCTAAGAAAGTATTTTCATAAGCTAGAACAAGGGGACAAAATGTTTTTTCACAAAAAAGAATCTATCCATACTGTCAATGTTGACGACGCAAATCCAAAATTTGCTCAATTACTATTAGAACAATTCGGGGGTGCCACGGGTGAG is part of the Leptolyngbya boryana PCC 6306 genome and harbors:
- a CDS encoding zinc-dependent alcohol dehydrogenase, with product MKAVVFHGVGDIRLDNVPEPKIKDPLDAIVRLTASAICGTDLHMIRGTFTGMKPGTILGHEGVGIVEEVGANVRNLNKGDRVVIPSTIACGYCSYCRSGYYAQCDVANPNGPEAGTAFFGGPEPTGPIDGLQAEYARIPYASTGLVKLPQGVTDDEAILLSDIFPTAYFGAELAEITSGDTVAIFGCGPVGQFAIKSAQLLGAGRIFAIDTIPSRLQMAKALGAEIIDFNVEDPVETLKSLTGGAGVDRAIDAVGVDAVAPHSGAAAQKAQAQMQQFQQQVHEIAPQINPQNGNWHPGNAPSQALEWAVQALAKAGTLSIIGVYPLTHKFFPIGMAMNKNLTIKMGNCNHRKYIPQLIDMVQSGMVTPTQILSQIEPMTSVLDAYKSFDQRKPGWVKVELVPGATA